In Neptuniibacter halophilus, the genomic stretch AAGTTTACACAATCAATGTCAATGGTCAGAACTACGTTGTACAAGTAACCGAAGGTGGTGATATTTCTGCAGTTGCACCTGCTGCGGCGCCGGCAGCGGCAGCGCCTGCTGCGGCACCTGCTGGAGATGCAGAAGACGTAGCAGCGCCTCTGGCCGGTAACATCTGGAAAGTGCAGGTTGCTGCAGGTCAGGCGGTTCAGGAAGGTGATGTGCTGGTTATCCTTGAAGCGATGAAAATGGAAACTGAAGTACGTGCTGCTCGCGCTGGTACAGTTTCTACCGTCGATGTTAAGGAAGGTGACGCCGTTCAGGTTGGCGACACTCTGCTGACTCTGGCATAAGGTAGTAGCTCGATGGAAAAGTTAATCGAACTGTTAACAGCCTCGGGTGCTTATAACATCACGGGCGGTCAGGTCGTAATGATTCTTGTGGGTCTGTTACTGCTGTTTCTGGCCATCAAAAAGAATTTCGAACCCCTGCTGCTGGTACCAATCGGTTTTGGTGGCATCCTGGCTAATATCCCTGAAGCAGGTCTGGCTTACACGGCGGTAGAAAACGCCGTGCATTTCGCTGTTCCGGAGGTGATGAACGGGCTGGCTGCAGCGCTGAACATCACCAGCACTGATCCGCATGATATTCTGCACGCCTATCACAGCTCATCGGCAGCAGAACATCAGGCGGCCATCAATGTGGCTCTGGATGGTGGTTACGCGAACGGTATGCTGTACAACTTTTACAGTGTAGCGATTGGCTCAACGGCTGCGCCGCTTCTCATCTTTATGGGTGTAGGTGCCATGACCGACTTCGGTCCGCTGCTGGCTAACCCGCGTACACTGTTCCTGGGTGCCGCTGCGCAGTTTGGTATCTTTGCTACCGTACTGGGCGCTGTTGGTCTGACTACTTTAGGTCTGATGGACTTTAATATTCAGGAAGCAGCCGCGATCGGTATCATCGGTGGTGCAGATGGCCCGACGGCTATCTATGTAACGAGTCTGCTGGCACCGCACCTGCTGGGTGCAATCGCCGTAGCAGCATACTCTTACATGGCGCTGGTTCCTCTGATCCAGCCGCCGATTATGCGCGCCCTGACCACAGAGGCGGAACGTAAGATCAAGATGAGCCAGCTACGTCATGTGACCAAGCTGGAAAAGATTCTGTTCCCGATCGTATTGTTGATTCTGGTTGCACTGTTGCTGCCGGATGCGGCACCGCTGCTGGGTATGTTCTGCTTCGGTAACCTGATGCGTGAATGTGGCGTAGTGGATCGTCTGAGCGATACAGCACAGAATGCTCTGATCAACATTGTGACCATCTTTCTGGGTCTGTCTGTTGGTTCTAAGTTGTCTGCGGACAAGTTCCTGGATCTTCAGACGCTGGGTATTATGGCGCTGGGTATCGTTGCTTTCTGTATCGGCACGGCGTGTGGGGTCATCATGGCCAAAATTATGAACAAGCTGGCCGGTGGTAACTCCATCAACCCGCTGATTGGTTCTGCCGGTGTATCCGCTGTACCAATGGCTGCCCGTGTATCAAATAAGATTGGTCTGGAGTATAACTCTCAGAACTTCCTGCTGATGCATGCAATGGGGCCAAACGTAGCCGGTGTAATCGGATCTGCAATTGCCGCGGGTGTGATGATCAAGTTTGTAAGTTGATCTGACAAACGCATAAACTAAAAAAGGCTGCCTTCATGGCAGCCTTTTTTTGTCTGGTGCCCGGCTTCAGTGGCCGGCGAGTACCTCCAGATGCGCCTGCACACTGAAGGCAAGAGAGACCGGATTGTAACCCCCTTCAAGCACGGAGATCAGTCGGTTCTGACTATAGGTGCGGGCGGAATCCATCAGAAGCTGGGTTACCCAGCGGTAGTCCTCTTCATTCAGCTTGATATCGGCCATGGGGTCTTCGTGATGTGCATCGAATCCGGCGGAGATCAGAATCAAATCAGGCTTGTGCGCCTGAATTGCCGGTAACCAGCGACCCTCGACCAGTGAGCGGAACACCATACCATCACTGTGCGCATCCATGGGGCAATTGATAATATGGTCGCGCTGGATATCACTGTAGCGCTCAGGGTAGAACGGGTGCTGAAAGGTGGAGCAGACCAGCACTTCGGGCCGGTCCTTAAAAATATCCACAGTGCCATTGCCGTGATGAACATCGAAATCGAAAATGGCGACCCGTTCAATGCCCGGCTGCTGCAGCGCATGCATGGCTGCAATAGCAACGTTGTTATAAAAGCAGAAACCCATCGGAATATTGTGTTCCGCATGGTGCCCGGGTGGGCGGACGGCACAAAAGGCGTTGTTATTTTTACCGCTGAGCACCCGGTTTACCGCCATCACGGCAGACCCGGCAGCCAGACTGGCAGCGTGCAGGGAATCAGGACAGAGCGCAGTATCTTCGTCGGTGTAGACTACACCGTGCTCAGGCAGTTTCATCTCGAGACGCTTCTGATGCAGATGAGCGTGCGCAAGCTGAATCTGTTCCGGCAGAATATGGGTGGATTCAATCCGTTCCAGTTCCTGAATCAGTCCTGTTTTTTCCAGAACTTTTTTTATGGCCAATAGACGGACTGGGCTTTCTGGATGTTCCGGCCCCATATTGTGCAGGCCGCAATCCTCATGGGTGATGAAGGCAGTAGTCATAGTCTCATTATTATTAGGTTTTTCCTCAGTGTACCTTAAACCATAGAAACAGGAAGTTATCATATTGTCTCAATATTCCATGGGACGCTATGGAGTGGGATATTTCTTGATCCAAGTCATTAGTGTTTGGCCCAGTCATCGCTAGGATAGGCAGTACAGCATAGAACTGTCTTGGCACCGCGTGTTTCACCCT encodes the following:
- a CDS encoding sodium ion-translocating decarboxylase subunit beta translates to MEKLIELLTASGAYNITGGQVVMILVGLLLLFLAIKKNFEPLLLVPIGFGGILANIPEAGLAYTAVENAVHFAVPEVMNGLAAALNITSTDPHDILHAYHSSSAAEHQAAINVALDGGYANGMLYNFYSVAIGSTAAPLLIFMGVGAMTDFGPLLANPRTLFLGAAAQFGIFATVLGAVGLTTLGLMDFNIQEAAAIGIIGGADGPTAIYVTSLLAPHLLGAIAVAAYSYMALVPLIQPPIMRALTTEAERKIKMSQLRHVTKLEKILFPIVLLILVALLLPDAAPLLGMFCFGNLMRECGVVDRLSDTAQNALINIVTIFLGLSVGSKLSADKFLDLQTLGIMALGIVAFCIGTACGVIMAKIMNKLAGGNSINPLIGSAGVSAVPMAARVSNKIGLEYNSQNFLLMHAMGPNVAGVIGSAIAAGVMIKFVS
- a CDS encoding histone deacetylase family protein, whose translation is MTTAFITHEDCGLHNMGPEHPESPVRLLAIKKVLEKTGLIQELERIESTHILPEQIQLAHAHLHQKRLEMKLPEHGVVYTDEDTALCPDSLHAASLAAGSAVMAVNRVLSGKNNNAFCAVRPPGHHAEHNIPMGFCFYNNVAIAAMHALQQPGIERVAIFDFDVHHGNGTVDIFKDRPEVLVCSTFQHPFYPERYSDIQRDHIINCPMDAHSDGMVFRSLVEGRWLPAIQAHKPDLILISAGFDAHHEDPMADIKLNEEDYRWVTQLLMDSARTYSQNRLISVLEGGYNPVSLAFSVQAHLEVLAGH